A window of Pan paniscus chromosome 16, NHGRI_mPanPan1-v2.0_pri, whole genome shotgun sequence genomic DNA:
CACCCACTCCAGGCATTTTAACTGCAGTGGATGTTTGCAGTAGATGATGCTAAGTCACTGTGTTTGTGGTTGAATCCTGGTTCCATAGCCCATCCTGTGTttccttaggcaagttacttcacttcccagagcctcagtttcctcatctggaagcTACTTAGACATAAGTAAGATTGCTTATCTCATACGTgctgtgaggagtaaatgagataaGACATACACTTAGAACAATGCCCAGTGCCTAGCACGTGCCCAGTGGACATGAGTTATTCATCATGCTATGACTTCTCTCCATCACCAGGTTCCAGCTCCCTTCTGCCCCTCCACAGCACCACTCAGCACAAGCCTGTGCACACAGTAGGTGGTCAGTGGAATAGGACTTCCCGGAAGCAGAGAGATCTGATGGAACATCCTGGGTAAAGAAACTCAAAAACTGGCAAAGGTTTGGAGGCAGGGAAGAGCAGCAAAGGGCTGTACCTGGAAGGTCTGGAGGAAGGACCCAAGGGATGGCTGTGTCTACCCCAAGGACAGGGAGCTCACTACCCAGAAGCAGCCCATGCCATGGCTCAGCAGTGTTGAAAGTCAGAATTCTCTCTATCCCTAGCTGGCCACATTTTGTGTTTCAAGTCTGAAGAAGCcactggggccaggtgcggtggctcacgcctgtaatcccatcactttgggaggccaaggcaggtggatcatcggaggtcaggagttcaaagatgaggctggccaacatagtgaaactccatctccaagaaaatacaaaaattacccgggcatgatggtgggtgcctgtaatcccagctacttgggaggctgagacaggagaatcgcttgaacccaggaggcagaggttgcagtgagctgagatcacgccattgctctccagcctgggagatggagcaagactccatctcaaaaaaacaaaacaaaacaaaattggccaggcgtagtggcccacgcctgtaatcccagtgctttgcgaggccaaggcgggcagatcacaaggtcaagagatcaagaccatcctggccaacgtggtgaaaccccatctctactaaaaatacaaaacttagtagctggggtggtggcgggtgcctgtagtccaagctactcaggtggctgagacaggagaattgtttgaacctgggaggtggaagttgcagtgagctgaaatcgcaccattgcactccagcctggatgatagagcgagactccatctaaaacaaaacaaaacaaaacaaaaaacaagaaaaaggaagCCACAGGGATCCCACTTCACTGTCAGGAGGTCCAGACTGGGTGTAGCAAAATTGTGAAGTCAGCCAAGTACTACCTATATCCCACTTCCCCCTCCTCCAGGATATACTCCCACCACTGCCCCATTTGGGGGCAAATGGCCAGGCAGGGGAGCAGGGGGCGACTGATGGACATTAGCCACTACTACAGAGTCACATAGAGCCAGTGTGGGGTGCAGGATCCCATGGCTGTGTCAGAGACCCCTAGCTCTggccctcagtttcttcctctgtgaaatgCGAACTATTCCATAGGTTTCTTTTCCCTGACTGTTGAAAAGATGAGAAACTGTGAGCCTGAAAGTGCTCTTGCCATGACAGATGAAATGCAAGCCCATTCCTGGTCGGGGACTGCCCCCTTCTCACTCTCAGGGTGGGGCGGAATGCAGCTGGCCCCTCTCCCCAGAGGAGCCCCTGGCACTCATCCTGTGAACCAGAGCCCTATTGCTGATCAGCACCAAATGGCTGAGGATTTCCTGGGGCTGATAGAGGGGCTCAGACCCTTGGTTCTCAGACGTGAGCTGGGAAGAGCTGGCCATGGCCTGCGCCATCCCTGGATTTCCACACTGGTGGCTGCACCCTGGCTAACTCTTTAGGGCTCCAATCTCACCATGAGCTTGAGGAATAAGCTCTACATTGCAGAGCCTCCTATGTCTGCTCAGTCTTATCCATATCATATCCCCTGCAGCTGCTCCAGACCGGCCTGTACAATCTCACTGTATGTCCACAGCCGGGGCTGGATAGCACCTCTTCAGGCAGGAGCAGTGGGTGCTGCCAGGCCTGCTGCTCAGGCCCCCTCTGGACAGACGCTGGGGGGCTGTAAACCTGCCTTAATTGAAATATGCAACAGGGAGGCCCCCAAGGAGCGATGTCTTTGCTGTGCTGCCAGTCCCACCTCCCTGCTCTGAGCGAGGGGCTGTGAATCAAGCTGCAGTCAACTTCTGACCTCGAGCTACTGCGAGGGACCAAGCAATGGAGTGTTTGTGACCCAGGGGTGGCTCCCAGTTGGATGGAGGTGTCTTCTTCGGCCATCCCACTCAAAGCCCCTGTGCCCTGGAAATCACTGGACATCTGGGTTGAGGCCACACTGACCACAAGGCATGTCCAGTGCCTTCAGTTTGTCAAGTGCTTTCACAGTCACCATCTCGTCGGAGCTCCACAGCAGCTGGTGAGGTAGGTGAAGACTACCAGACCCATTATACAGAGGAGGTAGataggctcagagaggcaaatggacttgccaaggtcacacagctgctagCTAGCAGAGCCAGGCACAGCCTGGAAATCACTAATTCTTGGGGGCAGAGTAGCACAGGCTTTGTGGCTTTGGGGCAGGTACTGAACTACTTTGAACCTCAGTCatctcatttgaaaaatggggataggtgggggcacagtggctcacgcctgtaatcccgggactttgggaggctgaggctgacgaatcacttgaggtcaggagttcagaccagcctgcccaacatggtgaaaccccgtctctactaaaaatacaaaaattagctaggcgtggtgacgcatgcctgtagtcccagttgctctggaggctgaagtgggagaattgcttgaacctggcaggtggaggttgcagtgagccaagatcgccccactgcactccagcctgggtgacagagcgagactccatctcaaaaataaaaaaaaaaaaaataaaaaaagaaagaaagaaaaagaaaaatggggtaATAATACTTCCTGTCTCGTCAGGTTATTGTGGTGATTAAATGAGATGCTGCTATAAAAAGTATTCGGCATAGAAGTAGCATAGAGacctgctcaataaatgtgagcaATATAATTGTCATTATTATCCCAAGGATATTCAGCTGCTGTCCCTGTGCTGGCCATGCCCCAGATGAAGCCCTGGTACCTCTAGGCTGTAACCTCATCTTTGTTCAGGACCTGCTGAGATGGGctcaggggctgggtgtggagaCATCGGGATGGAGTGGGGACCACTGGGCTCCTTTCCAAGGCTGCCCACCTGGTGAAGGTGGCCAGGAGCCTGTCTATGGCCCTAATTTTTAGCCCCATGGAAGTGGCTGCCTACTTCCTCGCACAGATCTCAGGTCTGCTTAGGGCCACGCCAGGACTGGCTGAGGCTTTGCCCTGAGGTTTTGGTCTTGGTCTCAGAATCGGGCTGAGAATGGGAGCTGAAAGGATTGGGGGTGGTCCAGACCCTCCAATCAAACCCCTGCCCAGCCCAGGAGATCCTTCAGGCTCTGTGGATGCCCAGCATCCCAGCACGGAGGCCTGCGCCATGGGAGCAGTTGCCATTCCCCTATGTCCCAGGCAACCCTAAGATGGAAGGGGGTGAGGCAGGACTGTGTATAGCCGAGTAAGTCTGCCTTGGAGTAGAAGGATGGTGGGTGCAAGTGACGCAGGGCCTGGCCAGACTGATGCCACCCCCAGGCCCTGAGTCCTGCAGTCTCCAGACCACCCCGACTGTGAACCCTGGCCTAAAGGGACACCACTCCCTTTAGAGCCCGCCTCCTGCAGGGGAGTCCCCTCTAGGACATGGCCCTGGCCATCAGCCAGACTCCACCACAGAGTTCAGGGGCTAGCCAAAGGAGGATCAGACCTCCCATCAGATTTACATACTTTCAGATACCCCCTTCAGGAGCCCCGCAATGAAAACGGAGGAAGGGCAGTCCTGCCCACACCTCCTGGGACCTAGGAGGCCAATGGGCATCTTCATGTCTAAGAGGAGCTCTGTGAAAGCTTTGGGGCCTGTGGGGCCGGATCcttagcatttttaaattttattatgacttcatttgtttaaatatatatatatatttatagctcTATGTGCTCACCGCCCCCGGCCCCCTCCCCGGCCCCTAGTTTTTCCCCCTGGCTTTCTGTCTAGTGGCTGTGTAGGGCAGAACCGTCTGCGTGCTCTTGTCTGACACTGTCTGGGTGCTGCTGTTCCTCGTGACCCTTCGAGTCTGTTCAGGGGCCAAGGTAGAGCCTGAGTGGCGGCTGGTCAGTGGAGAGCGCCGTGACTTGTAGGGGGTTGGGGAGGGCTTGTGGGGGCCTGCATGGGCCTCTGTATGGGCAGGCTCAGGGGGCAAGCCCACTTCTTCCTCCTCCGCCTCCTGCTCACCGTCCCCCTCCTCATCGTCACAGCACAGAGCATGGTAGAGCACTTTGTCACTGAACCGCACCCTCTCCCGTGTCCCTGGGGTCCGCTGGGGCAGCTGGCTCTTCACCGTGGGGCCAGCACCGAAGGCCTCCTCACTGGAGGAGTCTGGGGTCTCCACTCGTGGCCCATTGGGGATGGGCGTGCCACCATTCATGAGGCGGTAGTCAGGGCCAGCCCCTGGCCGAGTCGACTCGGGACCATCCACGGAGTCCGAGGGGGTAGAGACGTCCAGGAAGGAGCAGAACTCCCAGCTGTCTGAGAGGATATCGGCTGTCATGAAGTCCAGGTGGCCCAGGTCAAAGGGGCCACCCATGCCCGCCTTGTCACTGCTAGAGGTGCTGCTCACAGTGGCCGTGGTCCAGTCGTCCGGCTCCAGTTCAAAGTCGAAGTCCGAGGTTAGCTTATCGATCTGGCTCACCACCTGaccagggaaggggagaggagatgAGAGGGGCCAGGTGGGTCCCTGCGTCAGCCAGGTGTGAGTGTGTCTCCACCCCGTCCCTGTAGACCCCCTGGCTGATGAGCGTACCGGACAGGGGAGAGCCTGTAGGATGGTGACTGGCCTGGAGGTCACAGGTTGGTTTGCCCTGTGGAGGGCCCAAATCAGATCAGGCTGGACAGAGCTTGTTCCGGCCCTTCCCAAAGGTCTGTTTACCACTGTTCAGTGCCCTGGGGGAGAGGGAACTGCTTTCCAGCCCTGCACACCATCCATTCACTCACCCCTGTCTCTCAAACACAGCAGCTGCTCTGGGGGCAGCCCTGGTGATCAGGCATGAATCTTCCTTAGTTTGAGAGGGGGCCATTTCAGAGGGGCTGAGGGCCTCCAGCAAGCCCATTCCACAAAGAGCTGAGCAGCCCATGCACCCTCAGAGAGGAAATGATGTGGGTGATCACAAGGAAGACCCTGTGTGGGCTTTCTAAAGCATCCTGGACCAGTCCTTGCAGCTGACTGGTGACTGTCGCCCCTGGGTCTCTACCATCCCTCACGGCAAGAACACCAGGTGTACAGCACTGGCTGGGTCACCCCATCCCCATCTCCATCTCCCGGAGCCTCCtcattccttccccttccctgcccACTGACAAGTGGAGATCAATCCTGGCTTGTTGAGAGAAGGAATAAAGCAAGCATTATTTGATAAGCAATAAAGAAGCCATCTATTCTGGGCCCAGAGCTGCTTGTTCAATGCACTCAGGGGGCAGCTCAGCTGTGGAGGTCACTCCACCCTGGCCTGCCTCGCATAAAGTGAAGCCCTTGGCTTCTATACAGGAGGCCCTGGCTTGGGACACTCCCTTGCCTGGGTGGCCACTGTCAGCACATAAATCAGGGAAGAAGACAGTGAGGAAAAGAGGGAGATCCAGTCAGAGACACAGGGACGGGACAAggcaagagaagggagagagaagattccaaccaaaaacaaaacagaaaaacaatgaaaacaaagcagCGAGGCCAAGAGTCAGAGTAACAGAGACCAAGAGATCCACAGTGAGTCATCCAGATCAGAATCCAGCCCCCAGCACCTCTCCGGCGCCCTTCAACCTGGGGTCAGAGCaggcaattaattaattaactcatTAAGTCCTTAATTCAACAAACAGTTGCTAAGGGCTGCTGCTGTCCAGGGATGTGCTAGTATTTGGCAAGGAGTGGGGGTAGTGAGTGCCCCAAAGTGAGAGGAAAGCAAGGACAAAAGTGATGGCCAGAGTGGCTTGGGCCAGTGGGAAAATTACTTGATCAGGAGTCAGGGGCTGGATGCAGGAGACCTGGTCAACCATTTTTCCTCTGTAGGTCTCAGTTGCCCAGTCTGTAAGTGAAGAGGGTGGGTGAACTAGTTTATTTCCAAGGTTCCTTCCATGTCTGAGATTCTAGGACTCTGTTTATAGGAATGACTCTGAGAAGCTGCTTGGGTGCTGATGCCTAGGGATGGCCCCTCAACCATTGCCCAGGCCAGGAGTGGGGAAACCACTTGGCTGAGGCCTCCAGAAGAGCTGGAGGAATCAGGACATCTGGATTCCAGACTTAGCTTTGACATTGTTCTGTGTGTCTTTTGGAAGATCACAgaacctctctggacctcaacCTCATTCACCTCCAAGTGGGTATGACAATCCCAGACCACCAAGTGAGTATGACAATCCCAGCCAACCTTATGAGAGCTTCATGAAGGACAGTGAGAAGGGCAGCAAAAGGGCTCTGCAAAGCACTGGGGATGAAAATGACACCATCTCCCATCTCTGAGCACCTACCATGCACCATGCTTTCGAGTGCTCACCTCCACCCATGAGATCATTATCTCCTGTGTCTACAGATGAGGAGTCTTGGGCACTAGTCCCTGGAAAGCTGAGAATCTCCCCCTGCGGCCCCCTGCAAAACTGCACACCATCATGAAGTGCTGCTGTGACTGCTGGGCTTGGGCAGGCTGTAGGGATAGGGCCCTACCCTCCAATCTGGCTACTTCTTCTTGTGCTTCTCCCAGGATGATGCCTTCCTGCCCCAAAGGAACCTCAGAGAAACTCCTATCTCCCAGAAGCCCTTGCTCAACCCAAGCTCCACCCAAGGGCTGGTGGGAGCACTGGCCTAGCGTAGGGACACTCAGACTTGAGTGTCCCTCAGCTCACTCCCCAGAGTTTCTGGTTCTGCTGGTCTGGGGTGGTGCTGGAGAAGGTGCCTACCTAGCGTGCCTCCAGGTGCTGTTGCTGCTGGTCCAGAGACCTGCTTTGAAAAACCACTAGCCTAGGGCACTGGGAGATTTAAGCTGGGTGAAGACCAGCAATTCAAGGCATTGATGGCCTCAGGAGAGGCCCACCACCTCTGGGGCAGCTATGCCCTCAAATGAGACTCCCCTGATCAAGCCAGAGCTGTGGAGCTTGCTGCTGCCTGAGGGCGGGGCAGAATGCCAGTAGGAATTGGAGTTGCATGACTTGGCTGTGACCTCACAGGGTCAGCTGAGGCCAGGCTGGGCCCAGAAGCTGGGTCTCCTGATGCTTAGTGAGGACAAGCACCATTGGGCCTCAGGCAGGGAAGATCCAGGGTATACACATGGCAGGAGCCCAAGCCTTCAGGCTGGAACACTCCCCCAACCCAAGGAGCCCTTCCTCTTCTTTATTAGTACACTCCTCTCTGGTTCCAACCTGGGGggatggaggaaagagaaagagggaggcctGCATTCCCGAGTCCCACGTCTGCCACCTCTTGGCTGAGAGACCTTAGGCAGATGATTATCCCCCTCTGGGGCTTGATTTCCTGTCCTATAAAAGGAAGTAACACTCCCCTCCTCACCCAGGGTGATGAAAATTTAACAGatatgggccgggtgtggtggctcatgcctgtaatcccagcactttgggaggccgaggcgggcagatcatgaggtcaggagattgagaccatcctggccaacatggtgaaatcccgtctctactaaaaaataaaaataaattaaaaaaattagctgggcgtggtggtgcgcgcgtagagtcccagctactcgggaggctgaggcagaggaatcgcttgaacccaggaggcggagattgcagtgagctgagatcgcgccactgcactccagcctggcaacagagagagactctgtctcaaaaaaaaaaaaaaaaaaaggaaagaaaaagaaaaaaaagaaaatttaacagaTATGAATGTGTTTTACATCACAGAGTCAAGATAGCTAAACACTTAAGAacctgggctctggagccagacataGAGTCCTACCCTGGCTTCActgcttaccagctgtgtgaccttggccaagttactCAACGTCTCTGTGCCTAAGTTCATCATCAAAGGAGAATTCTAGTAATACCTACTtgatagggctgttgtgaggatttaatgGCTTAATGCGCTTTGGACAGCATATGGAACAAGGCAGACTACCAACATCTACAATGCACCGTTGGGGGCTAACATGTGATCATGCCCCCGCACCAGGCCTAAGAGCAGTGGGAATTAGTTCTGCACCAAAGGAATGACCCTCTGATGTGGGTCCAGTGACTGTGGCAGAATTTCCAGTGCCTGTGGCAGAATAATGGGACATGCCGGGCCTTTCAAAACCTAGCACATGGACAGTACCTATTTTGCCCAAAGTTAGGGCTGTCTCCAGAAAGAATAGAACAAGAAGAAGTTCTAAAAACCAACTGGCTATGAGGCCCACAGGCAAATCTGGCCCAACTATTAGGTGAGACAGGTCACACCACTTGATGAATGACATAGTGAGGATGTGAAAGGGAAGCCATGTGCCCAAGGGTATGCAGCTTCTCTGTGGGGGGCCTGGGTCAGTTCACAATCCCCACTGCCCTTCCCTGGTGCCTCGTTTCCTGGGCCAATGGTGAGGGCAGGTGTGGAGCAGATCCCAGTCTTGCTCTCTGCTTTGGATGTCTTGAAATCTGTGATTTTTCCCTGAGGTTTAATAATCATTTTGCCTACATGTAATTTGGGATTGTCTTAGAGTGCATGGAAATAATTATATacacagaaggaaagagagggggagagagagagtggagaGAGAAATGGAACCATAAAATTACAGAATCAGACAACCCCCAAGCCAGAAGGGACTGCAGGCACTGTTGAGTCCACCTGTCTCAATGTGTTTGCCGAGGGGGCTCAGAGACTGGGAGGAGCTGAGCTGTGACCAGAGGGTCAGTCTTGACTCCTGGGCATTGCACCTTAAGACCAAGAATGACTTGCTCTGAAGAGACCAAGAGGGAGCCCTAGAGAGCAAGGGCAGGACTGAGGGCTGTGGCAGAACCTGCAAGCCTCGTGCCAGAGGTGTCCCCAACCTCTGTCCTGGTCACAGCCTTAGCGCCCCTCGCTGAAAAACTGCACCCATCTAGTCTTCCCACCGATAGCAACTTCCTCCCGGCTCTTGCTCCATGCTGCACCTAGGGAACTTTCTTATCAGCCAACAGGTCCACGTTGCCCCTCTGCTTCCAGCCCTTCCATACTCCCCAAACTCCTAAGCCTCCCAAACATAACTCCCTACCCACCCCCTTTCCTCTCCAGCAAGCAGCCTCCACCCTGCCAGGCCTGCCTCCTCACCACCCCTACACACTCCATCGAGCTCACTTCTGCCTCTGGGCCTCACCTG
This region includes:
- the INSYN1 gene encoding inhibitory synaptic factor 1 isoform X1, which gives rise to MNIRGAPDLGQPSDDPSSGGERERIRQRMKMVIGQLEGILRELKEVAKELREVVSQIDKLTSDFDFELEPDDWTTATVSSTSSSDKAGMGGPFDLGHLDFMTADILSDSWEFCSFLDVSTPSDSVDGPESTRPGAGPDYRLMNGGTPIPNGPRVETPDSSSEEAFGAGPTVKSQLPQRTPGTRERVRFSDKVLYHALCCDDEEGDGEQEAEEEEVGLPPEPAHTEAHAGPHKPSPTPYKSRRSPLTSRHSGSTLAPEQTRRVTRNSSTQTVSDKSTQTVLPYTATRQKARGKN
- the INSYN1 gene encoding inhibitory synaptic factor 1 isoform X2 produces the protein MKMVIGQLEGILRELKEVAKELREVVSQIDKLTSDFDFELEPDDWTTATVSSTSSSDKAGMGGPFDLGHLDFMTADILSDSWEFCSFLDVSTPSDSVDGPESTRPGAGPDYRLMNGGTPIPNGPRVETPDSSSEEAFGAGPTVKSQLPQRTPGTRERVRFSDKVLYHALCCDDEEGDGEQEAEEEEVGLPPEPAHTEAHAGPHKPSPTPYKSRRSPLTSRHSGSTLAPEQTRRVTRNSSTQTVSDKSTQTVLPYTATRQKARGKN
- the INSYN1 gene encoding inhibitory synaptic factor 1 isoform X3 — its product is MNGGTPIPNGPRVETPDSSSEEAFGAGPTVKSQLPQRTPGTRERVRFSDKVLYHALCCDDEEGDGEQEAEEEEVGLPPEPAHTEAHAGPHKPSPTPYKSRRSPLTSRHSGSTLAPEQTRRVTRNSSTQTVSDKSTQTVLPYTATRQKARGKN